A stretch of Bacillus pseudomycoides DNA encodes these proteins:
- the gudB gene encoding NAD-specific glutamate dehydrogenase, protein MVAEKGAQTQTQQREQHFELLNSTQIVISEALEKLGYPNEVYELLKEPIRMMTVKIPVRMDDGTVKIFTGYRAQHNDAVGPTKGGIRFHPNVTENEVKALSIWMSLKCGIVDLPYGGGKGGIICDPREMSFRELERLSRGYVRAISQIVGPTKDIPAPDVFTNSQIMAWMMDEYSRIDEFNSPGFITGKPLVLGGSHGRETATAKGVTICIREAAKKRGIDIKGARVVVQGFGNAGSFLAKFMHDAGAKVIAISDAYGALHDPNGLDIDYLLDRRDSFGTVTKLFNNTISNKELLELDCDILVPAAIENQITEENAADIKAKIVVEAANGPTTLEATKILTERGILLVPDVLASAGGVTVSYFEWVQNNQGYYWSEEEVEQRLEKVMVRSFDSIYETSQVRKVNMRLAAYMVGVRKMAEASRFRGWV, encoded by the coding sequence ATGGTAGCCGAAAAGGGAGCTCAAACACAAACACAACAAAGGGAACAACACTTTGAATTATTAAATTCAACACAAATTGTTATTAGTGAAGCCTTAGAAAAATTGGGTTATCCAAACGAGGTATATGAATTACTTAAAGAACCAATTCGTATGATGACAGTGAAAATTCCAGTTCGTATGGATGACGGGACTGTTAAAATATTTACAGGATATCGCGCACAGCACAATGATGCTGTTGGTCCAACGAAAGGTGGAATTCGCTTCCATCCAAACGTAACAGAAAACGAAGTGAAAGCACTTTCTATTTGGATGAGTTTAAAATGTGGTATTGTCGATTTACCATATGGTGGAGGTAAAGGTGGTATCATTTGTGATCCACGAGAAATGTCTTTCCGTGAATTAGAAAGATTAAGCCGTGGATACGTACGAGCAATTAGCCAAATTGTTGGTCCAACAAAAGATATTCCTGCTCCAGATGTATTTACAAACTCACAAATTATGGCATGGATGATGGATGAATATAGCCGCATCGATGAATTTAATTCACCAGGATTTATTACAGGTAAACCGCTTGTATTAGGTGGATCTCATGGTCGTGAAACAGCGACTGCAAAAGGTGTAACAATCTGTATTCGAGAAGCTGCGAAAAAACGCGGTATCGACATTAAAGGTGCTCGTGTTGTTGTCCAAGGGTTTGGAAACGCTGGTAGCTTCTTAGCCAAATTTATGCATGATGCTGGTGCAAAAGTAATTGCAATTTCTGATGCTTACGGTGCATTGCATGATCCAAATGGATTGGATATCGACTACTTACTTGATCGCCGTGACAGCTTTGGAACAGTAACGAAATTGTTTAACAATACAATTTCAAACAAAGAGTTATTAGAACTTGATTGCGATATTTTAGTTCCAGCTGCAATTGAGAACCAAATTACAGAAGAGAATGCTGCAGATATTAAAGCGAAAATTGTTGTAGAAGCAGCAAATGGTCCAACTACATTAGAAGCGACTAAAATTTTAACAGAACGCGGTATTTTACTTGTTCCTGACGTATTAGCAAGTGCTGGTGGTGTTACTGTATCTTACTTTGAATGGGTACAAAATAACCAAGGTTACTACTGGTCAGAAGAAGAAGTAGAACAACGTTTAGAAAAAGTAATGGTAAGATCATTCGATTCTATTTATGAAACATCACAAGTTCGTAAAGTGAACATGCGCTTAGCAGCTTATATGGTTGGTGTGCGTAAAATGGCAGAAGCTAGTCGCTTTAGAGGTTGGGTATAA
- a CDS encoding N-acetylmuramoyl-L-alanine amidase family protein: MVMFPIERNYIGYGSSRPGIRLSKVRFIVSHDTGNPGSNAIGNRDYFNEIQPKASAHTFVDDKTILEIVPIDEVAYHVRYNVPTDNDLFGYDANKAAIGVEMCYGGNVNFWDSYTRFTWYHAYLCHTFNLNPRTDIVSHKKLDPTRKIDPENVLGQQGIKFTQFLADVYRMYVSFR, from the coding sequence ATGGTGATGTTCCCTATAGAACGGAATTATATTGGATATGGGAGCTCGAGGCCAGGAATCCGCCTTTCAAAGGTGAGGTTCATTGTAAGTCATGACACTGGGAATCCAGGTAGCAATGCCATAGGAAATCGTGATTACTTTAACGAAATTCAGCCAAAAGCATCAGCGCATACTTTTGTAGATGATAAAACCATTTTAGAAATCGTTCCAATTGATGAGGTTGCATATCACGTAAGATATAATGTACCGACAGATAATGATTTGTTTGGTTATGATGCAAATAAAGCCGCGATTGGTGTTGAAATGTGCTACGGAGGAAATGTTAACTTTTGGGATTCATATACACGATTTACATGGTACCATGCTTATTTATGCCATACATTTAATTTAAATCCGAGAACGGATATTGTATCGCATAAAAAGCTAGATCCGACAAGAAAGATTGATCCAGAAAACGTACTAGGGCAACAAGGGATAAAATTCACGCAATTTTTAGCGGACGTCTATCGAATGTACGTATCGTTTAGATGA
- a CDS encoding DUF3961 domain-containing protein: MMKMTADQRFMMPTDVMERVEVLRKKHVERSSLLQSVNKFFGLDTKEDCVWFYGFYGTAVSILLFMVFTSNIFDFLFA, from the coding sequence ATAATGAAAATGACAGCAGACCAAAGATTTATGATGCCAACAGATGTTATGGAACGAGTAGAGGTTTTACGAAAAAAACATGTGGAACGTTCATCTTTGTTACAATCAGTAAATAAATTTTTCGGTTTAGATACAAAGGAAGACTGTGTTTGGTTTTATGGATTTTATGGAACGGCTGTAAGTATTTTATTATTTATGGTATTTACTTCGAATATTTTTGATTTTCTATTTGCGTAA
- a CDS encoding YpdA family putative bacillithiol disulfide reductase, whose translation MQKETAIIIGGGPCGLAAAISLQEEGINPLVIEKGNIVNAIYHYPTHQTFFSSSEKLEIGDVAFITENRKPVRNQALAYYREVVKRKGVRVNAFERVEQVQKEGNVFRVNTTKRDGNKETYTAKYIVVATGYYDNPNYMNVPGENLDKVSHYFKEAHPYFDRDVVVIGGKNSSVDAALELVKAGARVTVLYRGGEYSQSIKPWILPEFEALVRNGTIQMQFHAHVKEITEHTLTYTSNGESFTVQNDFVFAMTGYHPDHSFLTKMGVEIDKETGRPIFTEETMETNVENIFIAGVIAAGNNANEIFIENGRFHGGAITQTVVSREQK comes from the coding sequence ATGCAAAAAGAAACAGCTATTATAATCGGGGGCGGACCATGTGGATTAGCAGCGGCGATTTCACTGCAGGAAGAGGGAATCAATCCACTAGTAATTGAAAAAGGAAATATTGTGAACGCGATTTATCATTATCCAACTCACCAAACATTTTTTTCCTCTAGTGAAAAGCTTGAGATTGGTGATGTTGCGTTTATTACAGAAAATCGTAAACCGGTGCGTAATCAAGCGCTTGCGTACTATCGTGAAGTGGTAAAACGTAAAGGTGTGCGTGTAAATGCATTTGAACGTGTAGAACAAGTCCAAAAAGAAGGAAACGTATTTAGAGTAAATACGACGAAGCGTGATGGGAATAAGGAGACATATACTGCGAAATATATTGTAGTAGCAACGGGGTATTATGATAATCCAAACTACATGAACGTTCCAGGAGAAAATTTAGATAAAGTATCCCATTACTTTAAAGAGGCACATCCGTATTTTGACCGTGATGTAGTTGTAATAGGAGGGAAAAATTCAAGTGTAGATGCAGCGCTAGAACTTGTAAAAGCTGGAGCGCGTGTAACGGTGTTGTATCGCGGGGGGGAATATTCACAGAGCATTAAGCCGTGGATTTTACCTGAATTTGAAGCATTGGTGCGTAATGGTACAATTCAAATGCAGTTCCATGCTCATGTGAAAGAAATTACCGAACATACACTTACGTATACAAGTAACGGAGAGTCATTTACAGTTCAAAATGATTTTGTATTTGCGATGACGGGATACCACCCAGATCATAGTTTCCTAACAAAAATGGGAGTAGAAATTGATAAAGAAACAGGGCGCCCGATATTTACAGAAGAAACAATGGAAACGAATGTTGAGAATATCTTTATTGCGGGTGTTATTGCAGCTGGCAATAATGCGAATGAAATTTTTATTGAGAATGGAAGATTTCATGGTGGAGCAATTACACAAACAGTTGTATCAAGAGAACAAAAATAA
- a CDS encoding asparaginase translates to MKKILVLHTGGTIAMEEDKETGVVQPGEQNPLLKFIPDLEDNIDLIVEDVFHLPSPHMTPSEMLQLQVIIDERVKNEDIHGVVITHGTDTLEETAYFLDLTVQANIPIVVTGAMRSSNELGADGLYNFLSAVKVASSNEALGKGVLVVLNDEIHCATNVTKTHTSNVATFQSPQYGPIGMVTKRGVVFHHALVHHETYVVGQVSKNVVVLKAYAGMDDTLLAAIENLPVDGIVIEALGQGNLPPRTLPSLQRLINKGIPIILVSRCFNGIVQDVYSYEGGGKQLKDMGIVFTYGLNAQKARIKLLVALECAHSQEKIQQMFMQD, encoded by the coding sequence TTGAAAAAAATCCTAGTTTTACACACAGGTGGAACAATCGCAATGGAGGAAGATAAAGAAACTGGGGTTGTACAACCAGGAGAACAAAATCCTCTTTTAAAATTCATTCCTGATTTAGAGGATAATATTGATTTAATTGTTGAAGATGTCTTTCATCTCCCATCACCTCATATGACTCCTAGTGAGATGTTACAATTACAAGTCATCATTGACGAAAGAGTAAAAAATGAAGACATCCATGGTGTTGTTATTACACATGGTACAGATACATTAGAAGAGACTGCATATTTTTTAGATTTAACTGTACAAGCTAACATCCCAATTGTTGTAACAGGGGCAATGCGCTCTAGCAACGAATTAGGTGCTGACGGTTTATATAACTTTTTATCCGCTGTAAAAGTTGCAAGTAGCAACGAGGCACTTGGAAAAGGTGTTCTTGTCGTGTTAAACGATGAAATTCACTGTGCAACAAATGTAACAAAAACACACACAAGTAATGTTGCAACATTCCAAAGTCCTCAATACGGACCAATCGGTATGGTGACAAAGCGTGGAGTTGTCTTCCATCATGCGCTCGTACATCATGAAACATACGTAGTTGGACAAGTTTCTAAAAATGTTGTTGTGTTAAAAGCTTACGCTGGCATGGATGATACACTACTAGCAGCCATTGAAAACTTACCAGTAGATGGAATTGTAATCGAAGCACTTGGTCAAGGTAATTTACCACCAAGAACGCTACCTAGCCTGCAACGCTTAATAAATAAAGGAATTCCAATTATTCTCGTTTCCCGCTGCTTTAACGGAATTGTCCAAGACGTATATTCCTATGAGGGTGGCGGAAAACAATTAAAAGATATGGGAATTGTCTTCACATACGGTTTAAACGCTCAAAAAGCTCGAATTAAGCTACTTGTTGCTTTAGAATGCGCTCACTCTCAAGAAAAAATCCAACAAATGTTTATGCAAGATTAA
- a CDS encoding DUF5359 family protein, producing MKKIEGVLIRILLVQFICLCIIQLLFTQESTVRYLSKIVYYEGVTGQDTTDVLQVNK from the coding sequence TTGAAAAAAATTGAGGGCGTTTTAATTCGTATATTATTAGTTCAATTTATTTGTCTCTGTATTATTCAATTGCTTTTTACGCAAGAATCTACAGTGAGGTATTTATCAAAAATCGTTTATTATGAAGGAGTTACAGGGCAAGATACAACTGATGTTTTACAAGTGAATAAGTAG
- the cmk gene encoding (d)CMP kinase, whose protein sequence is MDKRISIAIDGPAAAGKSTVAKIVAKELSYVYIDTGAMYRTLTYAALKQNVDIENEESLMQVLKNVDIEFQQGENTQLVFLNGQDVSEAIRTPDVTNRVSIVAKHRLVREEMVRRQQALAEKGGVVMDGRDIGTHVLPNAEVKIFMLASVQERAERRHLENTKKGFTSSLEQLKKEIAHRDKLDSEREVSPLKKADDALELDTTSLSIEEVVKKIMDIVSGAFAK, encoded by the coding sequence ATGGATAAACGAATTTCAATTGCGATAGATGGTCCAGCGGCTGCTGGAAAGAGTACAGTTGCAAAGATTGTCGCGAAAGAACTTTCTTATGTGTATATTGACACAGGTGCGATGTATCGTACGCTTACATACGCCGCTCTCAAACAGAACGTAGATATCGAAAATGAAGAAAGTTTAATGCAAGTTTTAAAGAATGTAGATATTGAGTTTCAACAAGGTGAAAATACACAGCTAGTGTTCTTAAACGGTCAGGATGTATCTGAAGCGATTCGTACACCGGACGTAACGAACCGCGTATCGATTGTTGCTAAACATCGTCTTGTTCGTGAAGAGATGGTACGTCGTCAACAAGCTCTAGCAGAAAAGGGCGGAGTGGTCATGGATGGCCGTGATATTGGTACCCATGTGTTACCTAATGCGGAAGTGAAAATTTTTATGCTTGCTTCTGTTCAAGAGAGAGCGGAGCGTAGACATCTTGAAAACACAAAGAAAGGTTTCACTTCTAGTTTAGAACAACTGAAAAAAGAGATTGCACATCGTGATAAATTGGATTCAGAACGTGAAGTTTCTCCGCTAAAAAAAGCGGATGATGCGTTAGAATTAGATACAACTTCCTTATCAATTGAAGAGGTTGTCAAAAAAATTATGGATATTGTTTCTGGAGCATTTGCAAAGTAA